A stretch of Lathyrus oleraceus cultivar Zhongwan6 chromosome 6, CAAS_Psat_ZW6_1.0, whole genome shotgun sequence DNA encodes these proteins:
- the LOC127097675 gene encoding GDSL esterase/lipase At5g03610 encodes MAKQVLITLLLLFISSTEVVEGTKKSYGIYDNKNNNSVKLFVFGDSYVDTGNTMQSRSYKPPYGMTYPGKPVGRFSDGRVLTDYIASFLKIQTPTAYVLRNSSTLQYGVNFAYAGTGVFQTSVDGPNMTVQIDSFEKLIQQNVYTKQDLESSVALVSASGNDYIAFVNKGNIIDIKSFTSSLINQLSMNVQRIHDLGINKIAIGLLIPIGCVPRITAITFHLSCVDILNLISVNHNQMLIQTVLQLNQQVGKSVFVTLDLYNAFLSTIETMQKQQKENSTRMNPLKSCCEEEGLTNSCGSVDDNGENKYTLCENPELSFFWDNLHPSQNGWHAVYTLLQSSLGQLIDKN; translated from the exons ATGGCGAAACAAGTCTTAATCACGCTTCTTCTTCTTTTCATTTCATCAACAG AAGTGGTCGAAGGGACAAAGAAGTCATACGGGATATACGACAACAAAAACAACAACTCTGTCAAATTGTTTGTATTCGGAGATTCATATGTTGACACAGGAAATACCATGCAATCACGTTCGTATAAACCACCTTATGGAATGACATATCCTGGTAAACCTGTTGGAAGATTCAGCGACGGTCGTGTTCTCACAGATTACATCG CATCTTTTCTTAAAATCCAAACCCCAACAGCATACGTATTGAGAAACTCCTCAACTCTACAGTATGGAGTAAACTTTGCTTATGCAGGGACAGGTGTTTTCCAAACATCGGTCGATGGACCAAACATGACTGTTCAAATCGATTCATTTGAGAAACTAATCCAACAAAATGTATACACCAAACAAGACCTTGAATCGTCTGTTGCTCTTGTAAGCGCTTCTGGCAACGATTACATTGCCTTTGTAAACAAAGGAAACATTATA GACATAAAATCCTTCACCTCATCCCTTATCAATCAACTATCGATGAATGTTCAACGCATTCACGAtttgggaataaataaaatcGCAATTGGATTGTTGATACCGATCGGATGTGTGCCTCGGATAACTGCAATAACTTTTCATCTTAGCTGTGTTGACATTTTGAATTTGATATCTGTAAATCACAATCAAATGCTGATCCAAACTGTCCTACAACTTAACCAGCAAGTTGGAAAATCGGTTTTTGTGACACTAGACCTCTACAATGCTTTCCTGTCAACAATTGAAACGATGCAGAAACAACAAAAAG AAAACTCAACACGGATGAATCCGTTGAAATCGTGTTGTGAGGAAGAAGGTTTAACAAATTCTTGTGGAAGTGTGGATGATAATGGAGAAAATAAATATACTTTATGTGAGAATCCAGAGCTTTCATTCTTTTGGGACAATCTTCACCCTTCTCAAAATGGTTGGCATGCTGTCTACACTCTACTGCAGTCTTCTCTCGGTCAACTTATTGATAAAAACTAA